Proteins encoded together in one Ogataea parapolymorpha DL-1 chromosome III, whole genome shotgun sequence window:
- a CDS encoding Ribosome-associated complex subunit SSZ1, with the protein MASIGIAFGNSTSSIAIANDDGKIDVIANPDGDRFIASALSYVGEDEYHGAQAQAQLVRNPNSTIVNFRDYIGLPFDKIDPTYSQKSAHPINLDGKTGYSINDKQVTVDEIATRHLKQIKAAAEDYIGEKIEGAVIAVPTNFSEEQKAALKKISSDADIKVLQLINEPTAALLAHLVAKDALDKDKLFVVADFGGVRSDAAVIAVRGGILTILATAHDYELGGDKLDDCLVEYFAKEFQKKYKVDPTTNARSLAKLKSACIITKKTLSNVQTSTISIDSLAEGYDFHSTINRLRFEVAGRSVFTRMSAFVESVVAKAGLETLDIDEVLLVGGSSNIPKVAANIAAVFPESTVISSPSTDSKLCNPNELICRGSALQASIVASFDVEEIEESTQPVVTNTQHIAKPIGIKTGEGEFLTVVSRETAYPIRKSVTLKAGADDVFIELYEGERKVKETIVEAEKFSDDEDSEEEEPEIVKSVHYVPGTLLAQMALRGVGEGSSVEVIVNINKDGKLQLVGRSGDKVVKGDI; encoded by the coding sequence aTGGCTTCTATAGGTATCGCTTTTGGTAactccacctcgtcgattGCTATTgccaacgacgacggcaagatcgaTGTCATTGCTAACCCTGACGGTGACCGTTTCATTGCCTCTGCGCTTTCGTATGTCGGAGAAGATGAGTACCACGGTGCGCAGGCCCAGGCCCAGCTGGTGAGAAACCCTAATTCCACCATCGTCAATTTCAGAGACTACATCGGTCTCCCattcgacaagatcgaccCTACATACTCTCAAAAGTCTGCTCATCCGATCAATTTGGACGGAAAGACTGGCTATTCCATTAATGACAAACAGGTCActgtggacgagatcgccACGAGACACTTGAAACAGATCAAGGCTGCTGCCGAGGACTACATTGGCGAGAAGATTGAGGGAGCTGTCATTGCGGTGCCAACCAATTTTTCGGAAGAACAAAAGGCTGCATTAAAGAAGATCTCCAGCGACGCAGACATCAAGGTTctgcagctgatcaacgagcCTACGGCTGCTCTATTGGCCCATCTGGTTGCCAAGGACGCTTTGGACAAGGACAAGTTGTTTGTGGTTGCTGACTTTGGTGGTGTTCGCTCGGACGCTGCTGTTATTGCTGTGAGAGGCGGTATTCTCACCATTCTCGCCACTGCTCATGACTACGAGCTCGGTGGtgacaagctggacgactGCTTGGTGGAGTACTTTGCCAAggagttccagaaaaagtACAAGGTGGACCCAACTACCAACGCCAGATCGCtggccaagctcaagagTGCGTGTATCATCACCAAGAAGACTCTTTCCAACGTCCAGACCTCGACGATTTCAATCGACTCGCTTGCCGAGGGCTACGACTTCCACTCCACGATCAACAGACTGCGGTTTGAGGTTGCAGGTCGCTCAGTGTTCACCAGAATGTCTGCCTTTGTCGAGTCTGTGGTTGCCAAAGCTGGCTTGGAGACTCTtgacatcgacgaggtgctgcttGTGGGCGGCTCCTCGAACATCCCAAAGGTTGCGGCCAACATTGCGGCTGTGTTCCCGGAATCCACCGTGATCAGCTCTCCATCCACCGACAGCAAGCTGTGCAACCCCAACGAGTTGATCTGCAGAGGCTCTGCCCTGCaggcgtcgatcgtcgcgtcgtTCGACgtcgaggagatcgaggagtCGACACAGCCTGTGGTCACGAACACACAGCACATTGCCAAGCCAATCGGCATAAAGACCGGCGAGGGCGAATTCCTGACCGTTGTTTCGAGAGAGACCGCGTACCCGATCAGAAAAAGCGTGACATTGAAGGCTGGTGCGGACGACGTCTTCATCGAGCTTTACGAGGGCGAGCGCAAGGTCAAGGAGACCATCGTTGAGGCCGAGAAGTtctcggacgacgaggacagcgaggaggaggagccaGAGATCGTGAAGAGCGTGCATTACGTTCCGGGCACGCTGCTGGCGCAGATGGCTCTGAGAGGCGTTGGCGAGGGCAGCTCCGTGGAGGTGATTGTgaacatcaacaaggacggcaagctccagctggtggGACGCAGCGGTGACAAGGTTGTCAAGGGAGATATATAA
- a CDS encoding Catalytic (alpha) subunit of C-terminal domain kinase I (CTDK-I), which phosphorylates the C-termina has product MSGPPRFQRYDKRHYNDEYYDDRYYYRNDYYGQDQRYYYDEPRLPTGPRATTAPRGNAQPTFKRAKVSNKNVMEDEEEDTWQPEMLFMRHVDIKGPVFERINQVGEGTYGKVYKAKNKITGQLVALKRLRLESEREGFPITASREIGLLQSFDHPNIVGLSEMMVEKNAVYMVFTYMNHDLAGILQQAEIVISDGEKKNIFKQLLRGINYLHTKKVIHRDIKGSNILLDEKGVLKITDFGLARRMKNINSNVESPNYTNRVITLWYRPPEILLGSTDYGREVDIWGIGCLLIELFTRHAIFQGTDEVDQLWKVYDIMGTITTDEWPDCDKLPWFEMLRPNSHKPSLFRSKFGSLLSPQCFDLATKLLSKNPKNRISASEALRHPYFVEEPLEQKLQFLSKIEGEWHEFEAKKKRKLLREAKQKEMTNVSG; this is encoded by the coding sequence ATGTCAGGACCGCCTAGATTTCAGCGCTACGACAAGCGTCATTACAACGACGAGTACTACGACGATCGCTATTACTACCGCAATGACTACTATGGCCAGGATCAGCGATATTACTACGATGAGCCACGACTTCCAACCGGTCCCCGTGCGACCACTGCACCTAGAGGCAATGCTCAACCGACATTCAAACGAGCCAAAGTTAGCAACAAAAACGTCatggaggacgaagaggaagatACTTGGCAGCCAGAAATGCTGTTCATGCGTCATGTGGATATCAAGGGTCCTGTTTTCGAGCGAATAAACCAAGTTGGAGAAGGAACCTATGGAAAAGTGTACAAGGCGAAAAACAAGATCACCGGGCAGCTGGTGGCTCTGAAACGTCTACGATTGGAGTCTGAACGTGAGGGCTTTCCAATCACTGCGAGCCGGGAGATTGGCCTTTTGCAGTCTTTCGACCATCCGAACATCGTTGGGCTAAGCGAGAtgatggtggaaaaaaatgcgGTCTACATGGTTTTCACGTACATGAACCACGATTTGGCAGGTATTCTTCAGCAGGCAGAGATTGTGATCAGCGATGGcgaaaagaagaatattttcaaacagcttttgCGCGGCATCAACTATTTGCACACCAAAAAAGTTATTCACAGAGATATAAAGGGCTCCAACATTTTGCTTGATGAGAAGGGAGTGCTCAAGATTACAGACTTCGGGCTTGCACGACGTATGAAGAACATTAATAGCAACGTCGAATCGCCAAACTACACTAATAGAGTCATCACCTTGTGGTATCGTCCGCCTGAAATTTTATTGGGATCTACAGATTATGGACGGGAGGTGGACATTTGGGGAATTGGATGTTTGCTGATCGAGCTGTTTACACGACATGCCATATTTCAAGGAACAGACGAAGTTGATCAATTATGGAAAGTGTACGATATCATGGGAACGATAACTACTGACGAATGGCCAGATTGCGATAAATTGCCGTGGTTCGAGATGCTTAGACCGAACAGCCACAAACCATCACTGTTTAGATCCAAGTTTGGGTCTCTTTTGAGCCCCCAGTGTTTTGACCTGGCCACCAAACTCTTGTCGAAAAACCCGAAAAACAGAATTAGCGCGTCAGAAGCTCTAAGACACCCATATTTTGTGGAGGAGCCACTagaacagaaactgcaATTTTTGAGTAAGATCGAGGGCGAATGGCACGAGTTTGAGGCAAAGAAAAAGCGTAAACTGTTGCGGGAGgcaaaacaaaaagagatGACAAACGTGTCGGGCTAA
- a CDS encoding Myb-like DNA-binding protein BAS1 — MTRKATTNMIDHLAVTESLGYKVFRKQTRSLWTDEKDEALKKAVIEQFLKQENLEKYDKQRIKPDRIDWAAIAEMFPEFSAMRCRKRWVSALDPRLRRGKWTPEEDQQLLKAYQEVGPAWAKVSERVEGRTEDQCSKRYIEVLNPENTDRTKPWSLEEDLQLIKSVQVHGTRWRTVAAAIQGRPSLTCRNRWRKIMTDVARKQASRPIMVAVGAIEATGEDTDRITNKLPSPEHHHLPHKLPQVSFQRQPLARPGSGLSPGRSNTEWRFDMLDPKTNEPIKDFHGTIQSQEQVHQIIDLAKFNGVNITIHQHIHHHYSPQTSALDPTTSLNRYSHFNYLPPLTEVPKLTSHSPRDNTTESNGSSTQTRGAKSTPPHTTDEEDEDVEEDQDFWESMRSLTQPTAPTVSSKPVSRHHPLHYQDKYVTEVTEYSHGVAESRAEEEEEELDDDYGYGWSYMSQKSQANSERYVMPFNPS, encoded by the coding sequence ATGACCAGAAAGGCCACCACTAATATGATCGACCATCTGGCCGTGACAGAGTCCTTGGGGTATAAGGTTTTTCGAAAACAGACTCGATCATTATGGACGGACGAGAAGGACGAGGCCCTCAAAAAGGCAGTTattgagcagtttctcaaacaggaaaacCTGGAAAAGTACGATAAACAACGCATAAAACCCGATCGCATAGATTGGGCCGCGATAGCAGAGATGTTCCCAGAATTTAGTGCGATGCGCTGTCGCAAGCGATGGGTGAGCGCCTTAGACCCACGGCTGCGACGGGGAAAGTGGACTCCCGAGGAGGACCAGCAACTGCTGAAGGCATATCAGGAAGTCGGGCCTGCTTGGGCCAAGGTGTCAGAGCGAGTGGAAGGAAGAACAGAAGACCAATGCTCCAAGCGCTACATCGAGGTTTTGAATCCGGAGAACACCGACAGAACAAAGCCATGGAGTTTGGAAGAGGATTTGCAGCTGATTAAAAGCGTCCAGGTACATGGAACCAGATGGAGAACTGTGGCCGCTGCGATCCAGGGACGTCCAAGTCTGACGTGTAGGAACcgctggagaaaaatcaTGACCGATGTTGCGCGCAAACAGGCCTCCAGGCCGATCATGGTAGCCGTGGGAGCTATAGAGGCTACAGGGGAAGACACTGATCGAATAACAAACAAGCTGCCAAGTCCAGAACATCATCACCTTCCCCACAAGCTGCCTCAGGTGAGTTTTCAGCGCCAGCCGCTTGCCAGGCCGGGAAGCGGGCTATCTCCCGGAAGATCGAACACGGAATGGCGATTTGACATGCTGGATCCAAAGACAAACGAGCCTATCAAAGATTTCCACGGAACGATACAGTCGCAGGAACAGGTACATCAAATCATCGATCTGGCCAAGTTCAACGGTGTCAACATCACCATCCACCAGCACATTCACCACCACTACAGTCCACAGACTTCTGCTCTGGATCCAACAACGTCTTTGAACAGATACTCGCACTTCAACTATCTTCCGCCGTTGACAGAGGTTCCGAAGCTTACGTCTCACTCGCCAAGAGACAACACCACTGAGTCCAACGGAAGCAGCACGCAAACGCGAGGTGCAAAGAGCACCCCTCCTCATACTactgacgaggaagacgaagacgtGGAAGAGGACCAAGATTTCTGGGAATCGATGAGATCGCTGACCCAGCCCACCGCGCCGACCGTTTCTAGCAAACCCGTCTCCCGACACCACCCTCTGCATTACCAGGACAAGTATGTCACCGAAGTGACAGAGTATTCTCATGGGGTGGCGGAGTCACgtgctgaagaagaggaagaggagctggacgacgactaTGGATACGGGTGGTCGTACATGTCTCAGAAGAGCCAAGCAAACAGCGAGAGGTACGTGATGCCGTTCAATCCGTCGTGA
- a CDS encoding ubiquitin carboxyl-terminal hydrolase 7/11, producing the protein MDTLSVEEIKSIVQCQFQLIVQRNDRLRSHSLLTEDKPFNSRATDLVIIDWIEISTNYLNGLKALADFEDPSMVIQLYIYNYFILKYILDRADVRNQEDQGFIGTLNNVSHQILNKSKYRELLDLAMEEASSLIESDINQDLYPVADQLSFDCDELSTRLFDLQEKILLIDVRTFDKFLKSHIEHEDIINIQPESVQAVHDFEDLVFCLQVGNIDFSAKLASFNQYTFVVVFGESQGAKHVFKLVESAIEKRKRWGNIKVEPRTLEGGFERWSQLFGNDRAKTFTGTISTPSKPATSFRSSTPSLPPGLSLPLVRLHNYGSTCYINSMVQCLFNLSYFRNFVMDPSRFQPILRSNDNSLVLAFYALFNEFFYANGHAVVRPNNFVRLCSYLKPDLKIPHEQQDTSQFLYFILNRLHDELRIDDSPANRQSFKTNNPETDPFTDYGSSKEYLSWNSQLLKSEGVSPINKLFQIQQETKLKCGRCGYVSLNYDNSSMMNLNLNGNEYYLNDLILRNLEPEELSDRLGNAWNCPKCEKLSAELKQLEEMVSSHESKKRGFFKFKKEEHSSMNDYQTGRYAELKAFLSQPNVSYRSSNFIKLPQILTVYLAKFDPYQNKLNIKLRFPKRLNFKIKRQDKEIAYSYKLSGWIDHLGDSIGSGHYTNVIHRSGQWVLCDDDRLSVCRYEEEIGDQNAYILFYTLVK; encoded by the coding sequence atggACACTTTATCAGTAGAGGAAATTAAATCCATAGTCCAATGCCAATTCCAGTTGATTGTCCAGCGTAATGACAGGCTCCGATCACATTCTCTTCTTACTGAGGACAAGCCGTTCAACTCACGTGCCACAGATCTAGTCATCATCGACTGGATAGAGATCTCAACAAACTATCTTAATGGTCTGAAAGCACTGGCAGATTTCGAGGACCCTAGTATGGTGATCCAATTGTATATCTACAACTACTTCATCCTCAAATACATATTGGATCGTGCCGACGTCAGAAATCAAGAGGATCAAGGATTTATAGGGACACTGAACAACGTATCGCACCAAATATTAAACAAGAGCAAATACAGGGAGCTATTGGATCTTGCAATGGAGGAAGCATCAAGTCTTATTGAGTCAGACATAAATCAGGACCTGTATCCGGTGGCGGATCAGTTAAGTTTCGATTGCGATGAGCTATCAACACGTCTATTTGATCTCCAGGAGAAGATACTTCTGATAGATGTTCGAACGTTTGATAAGTTCCTGAAATCGCACATAGAACATGaagacatcatcaacattCAGCCGGAAAGCGTGCAAGCAGTAcatgattttgaggacCTCGTTTTCTGTCTTCAGGTAGGAAATATAGACTTCTCAGCAAAGCTTGCGTCTTTCAACCAGTACACTTTTGTCGTCGTGTTTGGTGAGTCTCAAGGAGCAAAGCACGTGTTCAAGCTAGTGGAAAGCGCCAtcgaaaaacgaaaaaGATGGGGGAATATCAAAGTTGAGCCGAGAACTCTCGAAGGAGGCTTTGAACGTTGGTCTCAACTCTTTGGAAACGACCGCGCAAAAACATTCACAGGAACCATTTCCACACCTTCCAAGCCTGCCACCTCTTTCCGGAGCTCAACTCCGTCTCTTCCTCCCGGGCTTTCTCTTCCTTTGGTGAGACTTCACAATTACGGAAGCACGTGCTACATCAACTCTATGGTCCAGTGCTTGTTTAATTTGTCCTATTTCCGCAATTTCGTGATGGATCCATCCAGATTCCAGCCGATCCTACGGTCCAACGACAATTCCCTTGTCCTCGCATTTTACGCATTGTTTAACGAATTTTTTTATGCCAATGGCCACGCTGTTGTTCGTCCCAACAATTTTGTAAGGCTATGCTCATATCTGAAGCCAGATCTCAAAATTCCCCATGAACAGCAAGACACCTCTCAATTTTTGTATTTTATCCTAAACAGATTGCATGACGAGCTGCGCATAGATGATTCGCCCGCTAACCGACAAAGCTTCAAGACAAATAACCCTGAAACAGACCCATTCACAGACTATGGTAGCAGCAAGGAATATCTGTCTTGGAATTCACAGCTGCTGAAGTCAGAAGGAGTTTCTCCAATCAACAAGCTATTCCAAATTCAGCAAGAAACGAAACTCAAGTGTGGGCGTTGTGGCTATGTTTCGCTGAATTACGACAACTCGTCGATGATGAATCTGAATTTGAACGGCAACGAATACTATCTGAATGATCTTATCCTACGAAATCTCGAGCCTGAAGAACTATCTGATCGGCTCGGGAATGCGTGGAACTGCCCAAAATGCGAAAAATTAAGTGCTGAGCTGAAACAGCTCGAGGAGATGGTCTCTTCTCATGAATCGAAAAAACGAGGGtttttcaagttcaaaaaagaagagcacTCTTCAATGAACGACTACCAGACAGGCCGCTACGCTGAGCTGAAAGCGTTTCTGAGCCAGCCGAACGTGTCGTACAGATCATCcaatttcatcaaattACCCCAGATTTTGACTGTCTACCTCGCCAAGTTTGACCCGTACCAGAACAAACTCAACATCAAGTTGCGATTCCCAAAGAGATTaaatttcaagatcaaAAGACAAGATAAAGAGATTGCATACAGTTACAAATTGAGTGGCTGGATAGACCACTTGGGCGACTCCATAGGGTCTGGCCACTACACCAACGTCATTCACCGTAGCGGCCAATGGGTCTTGTGCGACGACGACCGGCTGAGTGTTTGTCGgtacgaggaggaaattGGAGATCAGAACGCGTATATATTATTTTACACCTTAGTGAAGtaa
- a CDS encoding Exosome complex component RRP4, with protein MIISISVPSKPEASDTEVGSSVVTPGELITDDPTWMRGHGTYFLNDKTYSSVAGTVLKVNKLLSVVPFKGRYSPETGDHLVGRIIDVGQKRWKVDIGGEHDAVLMLGSVNLPGGILRRKSESDELQMRNFLKEGDLLNAEVQSLFSDGSASLHTRSLKYGKLRNGVFVAVPSKLIVRAKNHSHDLPGNVSIILGVNGYCWIYKTPLSSAADHSASTAKTNAELSSAASGYYQPGQGSVSITRLEQESSWDIYSDKNDALSASIKDTISRYKNCLLSLSQCNIGINEVRLVRAYEISLGYGDTNLLFREEVRQSIGEDVIAQEKMRGAG; from the coding sequence ATGATTATCAGCATTAGCGTGCCGTCAAAGCCAGAAGCTAGCGACACCGAGGTTGGTTCATCAGTGGTCACTCCGGGAGAGTTAATTACAGACGATCCGACATGGATGCGCGGCCACGGGACGTACTTTCTAAACGACAAGACATACTCTTCAGTTGCAGGAACCGTTCTCAAGgtgaacaagctgctgagcgTGGTTCCCTTCAAAGGCAGATATTCTCCAGAGACAGGAGACCATCTAGTGGGCAGAATTATCGATGTTGGACAGAAAAGATGGAAAGTGGACATCGGAGGTGAACATGACGCGGTGCTTATGCTGGGATCGGTCAACCTGCCCGGAGGTATTTTGCGAAGGAAATCCGAGAGTGACGAATTACAGATGCGTAATTTTTTAAAAGAAGGCGACCTGCTAAACGCCGAGGTGCAATCGCTCTTTTCGGACGGCAGCGCCTCCCTGCATACCCGCTCACTGAAATACGGGAAACTTCGAAACGGCGTGTTTGTTGCGGTGCCTTCAAAACTGATTGTGAGAGCGAAAAACCATTCTCACGACTTACCCGGGAATGTGAGCATCATTTTGGGTGTCAACGGCTACTGCTGGATCTACAAAACTCCGCtttcttctgctgcagatCACTCTGCTTCCACGGCTAAGACTAATGCAGAGTTGTCTTCTGCGGCTTCCGGTTATTATCAACCCGGGCAAGGTAGTGTATCAATCACGAGATTGGAACAGGAGTCGTCGTGGGACATTTACAGCGACAAGAACGACGCGCTTTCGGCCAGCATCAAGGACACCATTTCGAGATACAAGAACTGTTTGCTGAGCTTGAGCCAGTGCAACATCGGAATCAACGAAGTCCGGCTCGTGAGGGCCTACGAAATTAGTTTAGGGTACGGCGATACAAACTTACTATTTCGGGAAGAGGTTCGGCAGTCGATTGGCGAGGACGTGATCGCGCAAGAAAAAATGCGAGGGGCAGGGTAA
- a CDS encoding Glycerol-3-phosphate dehydrogenase, mitochondrial, with the protein MSFRQAKRFGQIGVCSALALTLGGLYVQTAHNETLVDYKSKFPPIVTDVEKPPARKDLLEKLGKPISSPAENFSARDATSKFDLIIVGGGATGTGAALDATLRGLNVLLVEKNDFASGTSSKSTKMAHGGVRYLEKAIFQLSKAQLDLVIEALNERASILNNAPHLAHCLPIAIPVYKYWQMPYFYAGCLLYDLFAGSQNLRFSYMMTKNRLLDKHPQLDPEGLVGGLVYHDGLFNDSRMNVTLALTAIHNGATVLNYMEVKQILKNEEGKSKGVRVVDAETNNEYLVAADAIISATGPYSDALLSMDESPSGLPDPEILKHPKMVVPSGGVHIVLPEWYCARDMGLLDASTSDGRVMFFLPWQGKVLAGTTDVPLDKIPENPVATEVEINDILKELQHYVKFEVKREDVLSAWCGVRPLVRDPKKVHAGNINSTQGLVRNHLIYHSPNGLITISGGKWTTYREMAEEVINEVIKDTPEFQTKHLKPCSTRNHKLVGAVNYDDSLSARLAQLYKLTDKMAIHLASNYGDRAAMIIGMFKDPQNAEPLGLTNPPTYANFDHPFTRAELRYSMTYEYARRPLDFLARRCRLAFLDSKMALQCVDEVADIMAEEYGWSKELKKQYIDEAVHYIEHMGLEPNADPYGKL; encoded by the coding sequence ATGTCTTTTAGACAAGCAAAAAGATTTGGCCAAATCGGAGTCTGTTCAGCCTTAGCGCTGACTCTGGGAGGCCTTTATGTACAAACCGCACACAACGAGACGCTTGTGGACTACAAGAGCAAGTTTCCGCCCATCGTGACCGACGTAGAAAAGCCCCCCGCAAGAAAAGacttgctggaaaaactggGGAAACCTATCAGCAGTCCGGCCGAAAATTTTTCCGCCAGGGATGCCACCTCCAAGTTTGACCTGATCATCGTCGGCGGAGGCGCTACGGGTACCGGTGCTGCCCTCGACGCTACTCTCCGCGGTTTGAATGTTTTGTTGGTCGAGAAGAATGATTTTGCCTCTGGAACATCGTCCAAATCCACCAAGATGGCTCACGGAGGTGTCCGGTACTTAGAAAAGGCtattttccagctctccaaGGCCCAGCTTGACCTTGTCATTGAAGCCTTGAATGAGAGAGCCTCCATTTTAAACAACGCGCCTCATTTGGCTCACTGTCTTCCTATTGCCATTCCTGTTTACAAATACTGGCAAATGCCATACTTTTATGCTGGTTGCTTGCTGTATGACCTGTTTGCCGGTTCTCAGAACCTGAGATTTTCCTACATGATGACCAAGAACCGTCTGTTGGACAAACACCCACAACTGGACCCAGAAGGTCTTGTTGGTGGACTTGTTTACCACGACGGTCTGTTTAATGATTCTCGGATGAACGTTACTCTTGCCTTGACTGCCATCCACAATGGCGCCACTGTTTTGAACTACATGGAGGTCAAGCAgatcttgaagaacgagGAAGGAAAGAGCAAGGGTGTGCGCGTTGTCGACGCTGAGACCAATAATGAATACTTGGTTGCTGCCGATGCCATCATCAGTGCTACGGGACCTTACTCTGACGCACTGTTGTCCATGGATGAGTCGCCATCCGGTCTACCAGACCCTGAGATTTTGAAACACCCGAAAATGGTGGTTCCTTCTGGCGGTGTTCACATCGTTCTTCCAGAATGGTACTGTGCCAGAGACATGGGATTGCTCGACGCTTCGACATCCGACGGACGTGTGATGTTCTTCTTGCCGTGGCAAGGAAAGGTTCTGGCAGGAACCACAGACGTTCCCCTAGACAAGATTCCAGAGAACCCTGTTGCTACAGAGGTTGAAATTAATGATATTCTGAAAGAGCTGCAGCATTACGTTAAGTTCGAGGTTAAAAGAGAAGATGTCTTGAGTGCCTGGTGTGGTGTCAGACCGCTTGTCAGAGACCCTAAGAAGGTGCACGCAGGCAACATCAACTCCACCCAAGGACTTGTTAGAAACCACTTGATTTATCACTCGCCTAATGGACTGATTACCATCTCTGGTGGTAAATGGACTACTTATAGAGAAATGGCAGAGGAGGTCATCAACGAGGTCATCAAGGACACTCCCGAGTTCCAGACCAAACACCTGAAGCCTTGTTCCACCAGAAACCACAAGCTAGTTGGAGCCGTCAATTACGACGACTCTTTGTCTGCTAGATTGGCACAACTTTATAAACTGACGGACAAAATGGCCATCCATCTGGCCAGCAATTATGGAGACCGTGCTGCCATGATTATTGGTATGTTCAAGGACCCTCAGAATGCCGAGCCTTTGGGTCTGACCAACCCTCCAACTTATGCCAACTTCGATCATCCGTTCACTAGAGCAGAGCTACGTTACTCGATGACATATGAGTACGCCAGACGGCCTCTGGACTTTTTGGCCAGACGGTGTAGACTGGCCTTCTTGGACTCCAAGATGGCATTACAATGTGTTGACGAAGTTGCCGACATTATGGCCGAGGAGTACGGCTGGAGCAAGGAGCTTAAAAAACAATACATCGACGAGGCAGTTCACTACATTGAACATATGGGATTGGAGCCAAACGCTGATCCATATGGAAAGTTATAA
- a CDS encoding Peroxisomal nudix pyrophosphatase with specificity for coenzyme A and CoA derivatives, may function — MNYYQNFKATHNLITSTFINYSSASPIAANTVNNTVVLQNKLLQRLHNSLSFLRYQIPNPPQVGHDLDHRFAKLVNSHRMESRYLINLQNYQPRFYAGSQVSVWHRLPAVRRSSVLVLLFLGRQGELRVILTKRSHKLRNFSGHISLPGGKVDYPLESEFQCSRREAEEEIGIHRDNRFLKEKFGYEVEELKVMPTYLARTLLGVSPCVAFINWSESKLGSIEDQHIGNIMLNPGESSSIFSVPLKDFLQPKPRRYELKECLKQSYIKTKWAGIPWNLRSFIFPIHNDNEVRWLEEIQDLSSESEDETQEDHEFGVRTRNCWGLTANILHDLAEIVYTGEKYYDNILGEEDLIWALIQNGQMQTKQRSEFEKKLINNTKGCSFKECMSSEEFINLKNLYSTI, encoded by the coding sequence ATGAATTACTATCAGAATTTCAAGGCCACACATAACCTAATCACTTCAACCTTTATAAATTATTCATCTGCATCCCCCATTGCTGCAAACACAGTCAACAACACTGTCGTCTTGCAAAACAAGCTTCTACAGCGTCTACACAATAGCCTTTCATTTTTGAGATACCAGATCCCGAACCCTCCACAAGTGGGCCACGATCTGGATCATAGATTTGCCAAACTCGTGAACAGCCACAGGATGGAGTCACGATATTTAATTAATTTACAGAACTACCAGCCCCGGTTCTATGCCGGGTCCCAGGTCTCTGTCTGGCATCGCTTGCCAGCAGTGAGAAGGTCGTCagttcttgttcttttgtttctgggCAGACAGGGTGAATTGCGTGTGATCCTGACAAAGAGATCGCACAAGCTCAGAAACTTTTCAGGACACATCTCTCTTCCTGGTGGCAAAGTCGACTATCCGTTGGAGTCTGAGTTTCAGTGTTCTCGCAGAGAGGCTGAGGAAGAGATTGGAATCCACCGCGACAACCGGTTCTTGAAAGAGAAGTTTGGGTATGAGGTCGAGGAACTCAAGGTGATGCCCACGTATCTCGCAAGGACACTGCTGGGAGTGTCACCTTGCGTAGCGTTTATTAACTGGAGCGAGTCCAAGCTAGGTAGCATCGAAGATCAGCACATCGGCAACATCATGCTCAATCCGGGAGAGTCGTCGTCAATCTTCAGCGTGCCTCTGAAGGACTTCTTGCAGCCTAAACCACGCAGAtacgagctcaaggagtGTCTCAAACAGTCATACATCAAGACCAAATGGGCCGGTATTCCATGGAACTTACGGTCGTTCATCTTTCCTATTCACAACGACAACGAGGTGAGATGGCTGGAAGAAATCCAGGATTTGTCGTCCGAAAGTGAGGACGAGACCCAGGAGGACCACGAGTTTGGCGTGCGCACGCGAAACTGCTGGGGACTGACGGCCAATATACTGCACGACCTTGCCGAGATCGTCTACACCGGAGAGAAGTACTACGATAATATTTTGGGAGAGGAGGATTTGATATGGGCCTTGATCCAGAACGGCCAAATGCAAACTAAGCAGCGTTCTGAGTTCGAGAAAAAACTAATCAACAACACGAAAGGATGTTCATTCAAGGAATGTATGAGTTCAGAAGAATTCATCAATCTTAAAAACTTATATAGTACTATCTAA